The Peribacillus simplex genome contains a region encoding:
- a CDS encoding NAD kinase, translating to MNTRRNIYFFHAPNAEMISKVEYLSDLAKQHSYEVIQDFTKANIIVSIGDDGTFLQAARKTGFRDDCLYAGISTTGNLNMYCDFHLEDSDKMIDAMTKEQIEVRKYPTIAIQLDDQPSFYALNELSIRSSITKTFIMDIFIDQLHFETFRGDGIIIATPTGSTAYNKSVNGSVVDPLLPCFQVSELASVNNNTYRTLGSSFILSGDKTLTVRLEENGPSYPIIGMDNEALSINHVEKVKVRLSGKVIKTVKLKDNSFWEKVKRTFL from the coding sequence ATGAACACTCGAAGGAATATTTATTTTTTCCATGCACCGAATGCAGAGATGATTAGCAAGGTAGAATACTTGTCAGACTTGGCGAAGCAACATTCGTATGAAGTCATCCAGGATTTCACGAAAGCAAACATCATCGTAAGCATCGGTGATGACGGCACATTCCTGCAGGCAGCCCGAAAAACCGGATTCAGGGATGACTGTTTATATGCGGGCATTTCCACCACAGGTAATTTGAATATGTATTGCGATTTCCACTTGGAAGACAGTGATAAAATGATCGATGCCATGACAAAAGAGCAAATCGAGGTCCGTAAATACCCAACCATCGCTATCCAGTTGGACGATCAGCCCTCCTTTTATGCCCTTAATGAACTCAGTATCCGGTCTTCCATCACCAAAACGTTCATCATGGATATCTTCATTGATCAACTCCATTTTGAAACTTTTCGCGGGGACGGAATCATCATTGCGACTCCGACTGGAAGCACCGCCTATAATAAATCGGTCAATGGGTCCGTTGTCGATCCCCTCCTCCCTTGCTTTCAAGTGAGCGAGCTTGCTTCCGTCAATAATAATACCTATCGGACCCTAGGTTCCTCATTTATTTTAAGCGGTGATAAGACGCTGACCGTCCGCCTTGAAGAAAACGGGCCAAGCTATCCGATCATCGGAATGGACAATGAAGCACTAAGCATCAATCATGTCGAAAAGGTAAAGGTCCGGTTAAGCGGTAAAGTCATCAAGACCGTTAAATTAAAAGACAATTCCTTTTGGGAAAAGGTTAAAAGGACCTTTCTATGA
- a CDS encoding thiamine-binding protein, with the protein MANSLISIQIIPKGENVIPMVDEAIKIIEESGVKYEVHPLETTMEGELTELFAVIEKMNVRMIEIGSPNVISQVKILYQPSGITMDTLTEKYRA; encoded by the coding sequence ATGGCCAACTCATTAATTAGTATACAAATTATTCCTAAAGGGGAAAATGTCATCCCTATGGTCGATGAAGCAATCAAGATCATTGAAGAATCAGGTGTCAAGTATGAGGTTCACCCGCTTGAAACGACAATGGAGGGTGAGCTTACCGAACTTTTTGCCGTGATAGAAAAAATGAATGTAAGAATGATTGAAATAGGATCGCCGAATGTCATTTCCCAAGTGAAAATATTATATCAGCCAAGCGGGATTACGATGGATACGTTAACGGAGAAATATCGGGCATGA
- a CDS encoding ABC transporter substrate-binding protein has translation MNKFLPLLTSLFLLAGCGAGGTNEKEEASKNEGNEELKKVSVVLDWTPNTNHTGLYVAKEKGYFKEQGLDVEIIMPGEAGADKLVASGKSEFGVSYQEGITQARVQGVPIVSVAAVIQHNTSGFASPEAKNIKTPKDFEGKTYGGWGSPVEKAIIDSLMKKENADVNKVDIVNTGDTDFFTSVKRDIDFAWIYYGWTGIEAELRNEKLNMVYLTEYSDKLDYYTPVLTTNEKMIKEDPETVKAFVHAASKGYQFAIKNPADAADILTESAPDLDAKLVKKSQEWLADKYQDDAPRWGEQKLEIWKNYSDWMTENKLLEGDFDPEKAFTNEFLPK, from the coding sequence TTGAATAAATTCTTGCCACTGTTAACTTCGTTGTTCCTTTTGGCTGGATGCGGTGCAGGCGGAACTAATGAAAAAGAAGAAGCATCTAAAAATGAAGGAAATGAAGAATTAAAAAAAGTATCGGTCGTGCTCGATTGGACACCGAATACAAACCATACAGGATTGTATGTAGCCAAGGAAAAAGGTTATTTTAAAGAACAAGGTCTTGATGTGGAAATTATCATGCCAGGTGAAGCCGGGGCTGATAAGCTTGTCGCTTCAGGGAAATCTGAATTTGGCGTGAGTTACCAGGAGGGCATAACGCAGGCCCGCGTGCAGGGCGTGCCGATTGTTTCGGTAGCTGCCGTCATTCAGCATAATACCTCGGGATTCGCTTCCCCTGAGGCAAAGAACATTAAAACCCCTAAGGATTTTGAAGGGAAAACGTATGGTGGCTGGGGGTCTCCGGTTGAAAAGGCCATTATTGATTCACTCATGAAAAAAGAAAATGCGGATGTAAATAAAGTGGATATAGTCAATACAGGAGACACGGATTTTTTCACTTCGGTTAAAAGGGATATAGATTTTGCCTGGATTTATTATGGATGGACAGGCATTGAGGCTGAATTGCGAAATGAGAAGCTTAATATGGTTTACTTAACCGAATACTCTGATAAGCTTGATTACTATACACCTGTTTTGACTACAAATGAAAAGATGATAAAAGAAGATCCCGAGACTGTTAAAGCATTCGTTCATGCAGCATCGAAAGGGTACCAGTTTGCGATCAAGAATCCTGCTGATGCAGCAGACATATTAACCGAGTCTGCACCGGATCTTGATGCAAAACTAGTGAAGAAAAGCCAGGAGTGGCTTGCAGACAAGTATCAGGATGATGCTCCGCGATGGGGTGAACAAAAACTTGAAATTTGGAAGAATTACAGTGATTGGATGACTGAAAATAAGCTTCTTGAAGGTGATTTCGATCCTGAAAAAGCATTTACCAATGAATTTTTACCAAAATAG
- a CDS encoding TatD family hydrolase, whose amino-acid sequence MRIIDSHIHLDRYDVVKRKQILTDMEKVHMESLLTVSMNLASSINNYQLSLKDSRIKPAFGFHPEQPLPSDEEVNELLNWMREHRQDMVAIGEVGLPYYLRQENPDIDNSAYIVILERFLTLAKEVEKPVILHAVHDDAPIVCDLLDKHQITQAHFHWFKGDIRTVERMAEKGYRISITPDVCYEREIQELVSVYPLKLMMIETDGPWPFEGDFNGKWTHPGMMHHSVRQIASIKGLPIEDVYAILYQNTKGFYRI is encoded by the coding sequence TTGAGGATCATCGACAGTCATATCCATTTGGACCGGTATGATGTTGTTAAGCGGAAGCAGATTCTGACCGACATGGAAAAGGTTCATATGGAATCCTTGCTGACTGTTTCCATGAATTTGGCTTCATCGATTAACAATTATCAGCTCTCACTCAAGGATTCTCGAATAAAGCCTGCCTTTGGTTTTCATCCAGAGCAGCCCCTCCCAAGTGATGAAGAAGTGAACGAACTTTTGAACTGGATGCGGGAACATCGTCAAGATATGGTTGCGATAGGTGAGGTTGGGCTGCCCTATTACTTAAGGCAGGAAAATCCCGATATTGATAACTCAGCGTATATAGTGATACTGGAGAGGTTCCTGACCTTAGCTAAAGAGGTTGAAAAGCCGGTTATCCTCCATGCCGTCCATGACGATGCACCAATAGTTTGCGACCTTTTGGATAAGCATCAAATCACACAGGCACACTTTCATTGGTTTAAAGGCGATATCCGGACAGTCGAAAGAATGGCCGAAAAGGGCTACCGCATTTCAATTACACCTGATGTTTGTTATGAGAGGGAAATACAGGAATTAGTTTCGGTATACCCACTTAAGCTGATGATGATTGAAACGGATGGACCATGGCCGTTTGAAGGGGATTTCAATGGGAAATGGACCCATCCCGGCATGATGCATCACAGTGTGCGCCAGATTGCTTCGATTAAAGGATTGCCGATTGAGGATGTCTATGCAATCCTTTATCAAAATACGAAAGGTTTTTATCGTATTTAA
- a CDS encoding ABC transporter permease — MIGRGIWKKGAPFFLLLLLLIVWESVTVLLKVEEWLLPAPSAIFIEGIESSRNLYGHLISTTELALSGFFIGSCIGLLIAAILHLFPGVKDAVYPLLILSQNIPIIVLAPLLVIWFGFGMLPKLIVISLVCFFPVAVASLDGFRQTPYELKHYFKMMGAGKNQLFWKLELPHSIPFIFSGLKISATYSVMGAVISEWLGAKSGIGVYMTLASSAFRTDRVFVAIFIIMGMSLIFFGIITFLEKYLVSWKRKEGEKDEGGN; from the coding sequence ATGATCGGAAGGGGAATTTGGAAGAAGGGGGCTCCCTTCTTTCTTTTATTATTGTTGCTGATAGTATGGGAGTCAGTGACAGTCTTATTGAAAGTCGAAGAATGGCTGCTTCCCGCTCCATCGGCCATTTTCATTGAAGGAATTGAGTCGTCCCGCAATCTTTACGGACACCTTATATCCACAACCGAGCTTGCGTTGTCGGGTTTTTTTATCGGAAGCTGCATCGGCTTATTGATCGCAGCAATCTTACACCTATTTCCAGGTGTGAAGGACGCGGTTTATCCTCTGCTCATACTATCACAAAATATACCCATCATTGTTTTGGCGCCGCTCTTGGTGATCTGGTTTGGCTTTGGCATGCTGCCTAAGTTAATAGTCATTTCGCTTGTATGTTTTTTTCCGGTTGCGGTTGCATCATTGGACGGTTTTCGCCAGACACCATACGAACTTAAGCATTATTTCAAGATGATGGGAGCGGGAAAAAACCAGTTATTTTGGAAGCTGGAACTTCCTCACTCGATCCCGTTCATTTTCTCCGGCCTGAAAATTTCGGCCACCTATAGTGTAATGGGTGCGGTTATTTCGGAATGGCTTGGGGCAAAATCGGGGATTGGTGTTTATATGACTCTCGCTTCCTCTGCGTTCAGGACAGATCGGGTGTTTGTTGCCATTTTCATCATCATGGGAATGAGCCTGATCTTTTTTGGAATCATCACCTTCCTGGAGAAATACTTAGTTTCTTGGAAGAGAAAGGAGGGCGAAAAGGATGAAGGTGGAAATTAA
- a CDS encoding ABC transporter ATP-binding protein: MKVEIKDVSYSFDGKQNILENMNFHVDDGEFVTILGPSGSGKSTLFHLIGGILKPDQGIISLDGKKINGLKGHISYMPQQPSLLPWRTVLENVLLGSELAGIRDKEKAKALLMKAGLGEYEKAYPHELSGGMKQRAAFIRSILSPQDLMCLDEPFSALDELTRLQMQKWLLSVWEENRRSVLFVTHSIDEAVFLSDRIYVLSAKPAAVIKEVEIPFPRPRSEEQLLSDEFFHLKRDLYAALKPTIST, from the coding sequence ATGAAGGTGGAAATTAAAGACGTCTCCTATTCTTTCGATGGTAAACAGAATATATTGGAGAATATGAATTTCCATGTGGATGATGGGGAATTTGTCACGATCCTTGGGCCATCAGGCAGCGGTAAAAGTACATTGTTCCACTTGATCGGCGGCATTTTGAAGCCGGATCAGGGCATCATTTCACTGGATGGTAAAAAGATAAATGGCTTAAAGGGCCATATCAGTTATATGCCTCAGCAGCCGTCCCTTTTACCTTGGAGGACGGTATTGGAAAATGTTTTGCTTGGAAGTGAACTTGCTGGGATCAGAGATAAAGAAAAGGCAAAAGCCCTTTTGATGAAAGCCGGATTAGGAGAGTACGAGAAAGCATATCCGCATGAATTATCTGGAGGCATGAAGCAAAGGGCCGCATTCATTCGGAGTATTTTAAGTCCACAGGACTTGATGTGCCTGGACGAACCCTTTTCTGCCTTGGATGAACTGACAAGATTGCAAATGCAAAAATGGCTATTGTCGGTTTGGGAAGAAAATCGGAGGTCGGTGCTATTTGTTACGCATAGCATAGATGAGGCGGTTTTCCTTTCAGATAGAATTTATGTGTTATCAGCAAAACCGGCTGCTGTCATCAAAGAAGTGGAAATTCCATTTCCAAGGCCAAGAAGTGAAGAACAGCTTCTTAGTGATGAGTTTTTTCATTTGAAGAGAGACTTATATGCAGCACTGAAGCCAACTATTTCTACTTAA